The following are encoded together in the Coffea arabica cultivar ET-39 chromosome 1c, Coffea Arabica ET-39 HiFi, whole genome shotgun sequence genome:
- the LOC113715082 gene encoding structural maintenance of chromosomes protein 1 — protein MPPEKIPPGKILRLELENFKSYKGFQIIGPFYDFTAIIGPNGAGKSNLMDAISFVLGVRTGQLRGAQLKDLIYAVDDGEKDQRGRKAFVRLVYRLDTGSEFQFTRTITSAGGSEYRVNGEIVNWNDYDKKLRDFGILVKARNFLVFQGDVESIASKNPKELTALLEQISGSEEFKRKYEELEEEKAKAEENSALAYQKKKTIKLEVKQKKEQKEEAEKHLHLQEKLKSLKQDHFLWQLLTIERDIEEANEDLEAEQRSRKEIVDELGNYESELSKKKKEQSVYLKETAQCERRIAERKTRLDKNQPEILKLKEEVSRLTMKIKSTSKELNKKKEEKLRHVEEMAKLQNDLQDLIKQLDDLREKGQDAGEKLQLADSQLETYHHIKEEAGMKTAKLRDEKEVLDRQQHADIEAQKNLEENLQQLKNRKQELEAQEKQMQARLVKILGTVDKQREELARVRKEQREMKDKLDGSKRKHEMLKTKIDELEQQLRELKADRHENERDVRFTQAAETLKRLFPGVHGRMTELCRPTQTKYNLAVTVAMGRFMDAVVVEDEDTGKECIKYWKAQKLPPQTFIPLQSVRVKPIIERLRTLGGTSKLVFDVIEFNPVLEKAILFAVGNTLVCDDLNEAKRLSWTGERFKVVTTDGIVLTKSGTMTGGTSGGMEARSHKWDDKKVEGLKKKKEGYESEMEELGSIREMQLRESEASGKISGLEKKIQYAEIEKNSIEDKLSKLESEKRNIDEEIGRVMPELQKLENVINTRNIKIVSLEKRINDIVDRIYKKFSESVGVKNIREYEENQLKAVQLMAEQKLGLLNQQSKLKYQLEYEQKRDVDIRSRIAKLEATLGNLRSALKDVEKREIELKSSMEKSGDEIDRLKKEVLEWKSKSEECEKDVQEWKKKISAATTSISKHNRQIKSKEAQIEQLNSRKIEILEKCELEHISIPTISDPMDTGEPTHGPVFDFSKLSRAQQQNMNPSERDKLEAEFTKKIAGLMSEIERTAPNLKALDQYEALREKEKIILKEFEGARQAELRVAKEFNNVKQSRYEKFMEAFNHISGNIDKIYKQLTKSNTHPLGGTAYLNLDNEDEPFLHGIKYTTMPPTKRFRDMEQLSGGEKTVAALALLFSIHSYKASPFFILDEVDAALDNLNVAKVAGFIRSKSCGGARINQDAEGGSGFQSIVISLKDSFYDKAEALVGVYRDCEIGGSRTLTFDLTKFRES, from the exons ATGCCACCGGAGAAAATCCCTCCGGGCAAGATCCTCCGGCTGGAGCTCGAAAACTTTAAGTCCTACAAAGGCTTCCAAATTATTGGACCGTTCTACGACTTCACAGCCATAATTGGCCCCAACGGTGCCGGCAAGTCCAACCTCATGGATGCTATTAGCTTCGTCCTGGGCGTCCGTACTGGTCAGCTCCGCGGCGCGCAGTTGAAGGACCTCATATACGCTGTTGATGACGGTGAAAAAGATCAGAGAGGTCGTAAAGCTTTTGTGCGGTTGGTTTATCGGTTGGATACCGGTTCTGAATTTCAGTTTACGCGTACAATTACTAGTGCTGGTGGTAGTGAATACCGGGTTAATGGTGAAATTGTCAACTGGAATGATTATGATAAAAAGCTAAGGGACTTTGGTATTCTTGTTAAAGCACGGAATTTTCTCGTTTTCCAG GGAGATGTGGAGTCAATAGCATCAAAAAATCCTAAAGAACTTACTGCACTGCTTGAGCAAATCTCTGGCTCTGAAGAATTTAAGAGGAAGTATGAGGAGTTGGAAGAAGAGAAAGCCAAAGCTGAAGAAAACTCAGCACTTGCTTATCAGAAGAAGAAGACGATAAAGCTCGAGGTAAAGCAGAAGAAAGAACAAAAGGAAGAGGCTGAGAAACATCTTCATTTGCAAGAGAAATTG AAATCTTTGAAGCAAGATCATTTTCTGTGGCAATTATTGACCATTGAGAGGGATATTGAAGAGGCTAATGAGGATCTTGAAGCTGAACAGCGAAGTCGCAAAGAAATTGTTGATGAACTAGGCAATTATGAAAGTGAATTaagcaaaaagaagaaagaacagAGTGTATATTTGAAGGAGACTGCACAATGTGAAAGGAGAATTGCTGAGAGAAAGACGAGACTTGATAAGAAT CAACCTGAAATTCTTAAGCTAAAGGAAGAAGTCTCACGCTTAACCATGAAAATCAAGAGTACCAGTAAAGAGcttaacaaaaagaaagaagagaagctCAGGCATGTGGAAGAAATGGCGAAACTTCAGAACGACTTGCAAGATCTCATCAAGCAACTGGATGACTTGCGTGAAAAGGGACAGGATGCTGGTGAAAAACTGCAATTAGCTGATAGCCAGTTGGAGACATATCATCATAT CAAAGAGGAGGCTGGGATGAAAACTGCAAAGCTGAGGGATGAGAAGGAGGTGCTAGATAGGCAACAGCATGCTGATATTGAAGCTCAGAAGAATTTGGAAGAAAATCTTCAACAGTTGAAAAATCGAAAGCAAGAGCTTGAGGCTCAGGAGAAACAGATGCAAGCAAGATTGGTGAAAATTCTAGGTACAGTTGACAAGCAGAGGGAAGAACTTGCAAGAGTGAGAAAGGAACAGCGTGAGATGAAAGATAAACTTGATGGATCCAA ACGGAAACATGAAatgttgaaaacaaaaattgatgaGTTAGAGCAGCAACTACGTGAGCTGAAGGCGGACAGACATGAAAATGAAAGGGATGTCAGGTTTACTCAAGCAGCTGAAACTCTGAAACGCCTCTTTCCAGGTGTTCATGGTCGCATGACTGAACTCTGCAGACCAacacaaacaaaatataatcttGCTGTCACTGTAGCTATGGGCAGATTTATGGATGCAGTTGTAGTTGAGGATGAGGACACAGGAAAAGAATGTATTAAG TATTGGAAGGCACAAAAGCTTCCTCCTCAGACCTTTATACCTCTCCAGTCTGTCCGTGTAAAGCCAATTATTGAGAGGTTGCGCACCTTAGGGGGGACGTCAAAGCTGGTTTTTGATGTCATAG AGTTTAATCCAGTATTGGAAAAGGCCATCTTATTTGCAGTTGGAAATACTTTGGTTTGTGATGACCTCAATGAAGCTAAGCGTCTCAGTTGGACAGGAGAGAGGTTCAAAG TTGTCACTACTGATGGGATCGTTTTGACAAAATCTGGTACGATGACGGGTGGTACAAGTGGTGGAATGGAAGCACGTTCACATAAATGGGATGACAAAAAAGTTGAGG ggttaaagaagaaaaaagaaggttaTGAGTCAGAGATGGAAGAGCTTGGGTCAATAAGAGAAATGCAGCTGAGAGAGTCTGAAGCCTCAGGCAAAATAAGTGGACTTGAAAAGAAAATTCAGTATGCTGAAATAGAGAAG AACAGTATTGAGGACAAGCTTTCCAAGTTGGAGTCGGAAAAGCGAAATATTGATGAAGAAATAGGTCGTGTTATGCCTGAACTTCAGAAG TTGGAAAATGTGATAAATACGAGGAATATAAAAATCGTATCACTAGAGAAGAGGATTAATGATATTGTTGATCGGATCTACAAGAAATTTAGTGAGTCTGTTGGCGTGAAAAACATCCGGGAGTATGAAGAAAACCAGCTCAAGGCTGTTCAGCTAATGGCTGAACAAAAGCTTGGCTTGCTTAATCAGCAATCGAAGTTGAAGTACCA GTTGGAGTATGAGCAGAAGCGTGATGTTGACATACGATCACGGATTGCCAAATTGGAAGCAACACTCGGGAATTTGAGAAGTGCTTTGAAAGATGTTGAGAAAAGAGAGATTGAGTTGAAGTCTTCCATGGAGAAATCTGGAGATGAGATTGATCGTCTGAAGAAAGAAGTACTAG AGTGGAAATCCAAATCTGAAGAGTGTGAAAAGGATGTACAGGAGTGGAAGAAAAAGATTTCTGCTGCTACAACTAGCATAAGCAAACATAATCGTCAGATAAAATCAAAG GAGGCACAGATTGAGCAGCTAAATTCGCGGAAAATAGAAATACTGGAGAAATGTGAATTGGAGCATATAAGTATTCCAACTATATCTGACCCAATGGATACTGGAGAGCCAACACATGGTCCAGTTTTTGATTTTAGCAAACTAAGTAGAGCTCAACAGCAGAATATGAATCCGTCTGAGCGTGACAAGCTTGAGGCagaattcacaaaaaaaattgctGGCTTAATGTCAGAAATTGAAAGAACAGCTCCAAATCTGAAGGCTCTTGATCAATATGAGGCCTTGCgagagaaggaaaaaatcaTACTAAAAGAATTTGAAGGGGCACGACAAGCAGAGTTGAGAGTAGCTAAAGAGTTCAACAATGTCAAGCAGTCCAG GTATGAAAAATTTATGGAGGCTTTCAATCACATCTCTGGTAATATTGACAAGATCTACAAACAACTCACAAAGAGCAATACCCACCCCCTTGGTGGGACGGCATACCTAAACTTGGATAATGAGGATGAGCCATTTTTACATGGGATAAAGTACACGACTATGCCCCCAACAAAGCGTTTTCGTGATATGGAACAACTGTCGGGGGGAGAAAAAACAGTTGCTGCACTCGCATTGCTATTCTCCATCCACAG TTATAAAGCCTCgccatttttcattttggacGAAGTGGATGCTGCGTTAGATAATCTAAATGTTGCCAAGGTTGCTGGATTCATCAGATCAAAATCATGCGGAGGAGCCAGAATCAATCAGGACGCTGAGGGAGGAAGTGGTTTCCAGAGTATAGTCATTTCACTAAAAGACAGTTTTTATGACAAGGCTGAAGCTCTGGTTGGGGTTTACAGGGATTGTGAGATTGG TGGCTCGAGGACGTTGACATTTGATCTGACAAAATTCCGGGAATCCTGA
- the LOC113715089 gene encoding patellin-4, with protein MPEDEALSKSEAREDGSSPNESESSEEEICDQAPLPSQNDQTCQMKMNASRKKSLLEFRCRVEDAILGNCIFGAKGNARTKEKSNKDITLWGVPLLPSKGHEATDIVLMKFLKAKDYKVSDAFAMLCKMMKWRRDFKVDGILEENLCPKLQNMWRIEGVDKEGRPICYLTSKDFSDREMNKKLLRADGKLEELLRWRIQCIEKGIQLLNFSPGGANSILQITDLKNAPGQSIKEMRWFCNKMIKLIHEYYPGIMHKNLIINLPLWYCAVNALHLRQITAKSKNKFIFVRSAKVTSTLLKYINPESLLVQYGGLKRENDIEFSALDKVLELNVPANTYEHIQIPVNEAERIVTWDVAITGHDATYKEEFIPIDDCSYKVLLQKEKKMGEVVRNSFYIREPGNIVITIANGTFKKKKVFYRYNSKPCQPLYKLTT; from the exons ATGCCCGAGGATGAGGCCCTTTCCAAGTCAGAGGCAAGGGAGGATGGCAGCAGCCCAAATGAGTCCGAGTCATCAGAAGAAGAAATCTGCGATCAGGCCCCGCTGCCTTCACAAAATGATCAGACCTGTCAAATGAAAATGAACGCATCGCGGAAGAAATCTTTGCTCGAATTTAGGTGCAGAGTTGAAGATGCAATTCTTGGCAATTGCATTTTTGGGGCCAAAGGAAATGCTAGAACCAAAGAGAAGTCGAATAAGGACATTACCTTATGGGGCGTTCCCTTGTTACCCAGTAAAGGTCACGAGGCCACGGACATTGTCCtaatgaaattcttgaaagctAAAGATTACAAGGTCTCTGACGCGTTTGCCATGCTTTGCAAGATGATGAAATGGAGAAGGGATTTtaaggtggatggaattcttgaAGAAAACCTGTGTCCTAAGCTGCAAAATATGTGGCGAATAGAAGGTGTGGACAAGGAAGGCCGCCCCATATGTTACCTAACTTCCAAGGATTTTTCCGACAGGGAAATGAACAAGAAACTTTTGAGGGCAGATGGGAAATTAGAGGAGTTGCTTAGGTGGAGGATTCAGTGTATTGAAAAGGGAATCCAACTGCTTAATTTTAGTCCCGGAGGGGCAAACTCTATTCTTCAGATTACAGATCTCAAGAATGCACCAGGACAAAGCATCAAAGAAATGCGGTGGTTTTGCAATAAAATGATAAAGTTGATTCATGAATATTACCCTGGGATCATGCACAAGAAC TTAATCATAAACCTTCCACTCTGGTACTGTGCGGTCAACGCTTTACATCTCAGGCAAATCACAGCAAAGAGCAAGAACAAGTTTATCTTTGTCAGGTCTGCGAAAGTCACAAGTACTCTTCTCAA GTATATCAACCCAGAGAGCTTACTAGTTCAATATGGTGGCCTGAAGAGAGAGAATGACATCGAGTTTTCAGCCCTTGACAAAGTTTTAGAGCTGAACGTCCCAGCAAATACGTATGAGCATATTCAGATTCCAGTAAACGAG GCTGAAAGGATAGTAACTTGGGATGTGGCCATCACAGGTCATGATGCTACCTACAAAGAAGAATTCATCCCAATCGATGATTGTTCATACAAGGTATTGCTtcaaaaggagaagaaaatgggagAGGTTGTTAGGAATTCTTTTTACATCAGAGAACCAGGGAACATAGTAATTACCATTGCAAACGGGACattcaagaagaaaaaggtttttTATAGGTACAACAGTAAACCCTGTCAGCCCTTGTATAAGCTCACAACATGA
- the LOC113715097 gene encoding uncharacterized protein, whose amino-acid sequence MVTLLLVCCLSRRLLVSSLIVCFLAAAAAASAAAAAATAPGFVFARARGKCTPQYWSSRAESWPKMVPQMSTVSNVFGSRAFERFRYDLTLLEAASRSDDLGNAFAGLVKESTAALLNSYARKGYPYSAWEIKTLVIQALVSKQAAALQAQRFRHANQACNHLHF is encoded by the exons ATGGTGACATTATTGTTGGTTTGTTGTTTGAGTCGTCGACTTCTTGTTTCCTCTCTCATCGTTTGCTTCTTGGCGGCGGCGGCTGCGgcatcagcagcagcagcagcagcaacagcTCCAGGGTTTGTCTTCGCCAGAGCCAGAGGAAAATGCACTCCTCA ATACTGGAGCAGCAGAGCGGAGTCGTGGCCGAAAATGGTTCCCCAGATGTCTACGGTATCAAATGTATTTGGTTCCAGGGCCTTCGAGAGATTCAGGTACGATCTGACGCTATTAGAAGCAGCATCCAGAAGCGACGACTTGGGCAACGCTTTTGCTGGGTTGGTCAAGGAGTCCACCGCCGCACTCCTCAACTCCTATGCCCGGAAGGGCTATCCCTACTCCGCTTGGGAGATCAAGACTTTGGTGATCCAGGCTTTGGTCTCCAAACAGGCCGCTGCCCTTCAAGCTCAACGCTTTCGCCATGCCAATCAAGCTTGTAACCACCTTCATTTCTAG
- the LOC113715116 gene encoding pre-mRNA-splicing factor SLU7, producing the protein MATASVAFKSREDHRKQLELEEARKAGLAPAEVDEDGKEINPHIPQYMSSAPWYLNAERPSLKHQRKWKSDPNYTKSWYDRGAKTFQADKFRKGACENCGAMTHNAKSCMERPRKTGAKWTNRNIAPDEKIETFELDYDGKRDRWNGYDAATYAQVIERYEARDEARRKFLKDQQLKQLEEKNNSQNKEGDSDEEDFEDALKVDEAKVDESKQMDFAKVEKRVRTTGGGSTGTVRNLRIREDTAKYLLNLDVNSAYYDPKTRSMREDPLPDMDPNEKFYVGDNQNRLSGQALEFKQLNIHAWEAFDKGHDIHMQAAPSQAELLYRNYKINKEKLKGQTKESIMEKYGNAAAEEELPRELLLGQSEREVEYDRAGRIVKGQEASLPRSKYEEDVFSNNHTSVWGSWWKDHQWGYKCCKQTVRNSYCTGSAGIEAAEAAADLMRANIARKEAAEETPDPVEEKRLATWGTEVPDDLVLDEKKLAEALKKENERRREEKDERKRKYNVKWNDEVTPEDMEAYRMKRIHHDDPMKDFL; encoded by the exons ATGGCTACTGCTTCAG TGGCTTTTAAGTCTAGGGAGGATCATAGAAAGCAGCTGGAATTAGAAGAGGCGCGTAAGGCGGGGCTTGCGCCGGCGGAGGTTGATGAAGATGGCAAAGAAATCAATCCCCACATTCCTCAGTATATGTCGTCAGCACCTTGGTATCTCAATGCTGAGAGACCC AGTTTGAAACATCAAAGGAAATGGAAGTCGGATCCAAATTACACCAAATCATGGTACGACAGAGGTGCCAAAACATTTCAAGCTGATAAGTTCCGTAAAGGAGCATGTGAGAA CTGTGGAGCTATGACTCACAATGCAAAATCATGCATGGAAAGGCCTCGCAAAACTGGAGCAAAGTGGACCAATAGGAATATTGCGCCAGATGAGAAAATTGAGACCTTTGAACTGGATTATGATGGTAAAAGGGACCGATGGAATGGATATGATGCAGCAACTTATGCTCAGGTCATTGAAAGATATGAAGCAAGAGATGAGGCAAGAAGGAAATTTTTGAAGGACCAGCAGCTTAAACAGTTGGAGGAGAAGAACAATAGCCAGAACAAAGAAGGGGACAGTGATGAAGAGGATTTTGAAGATGCTTTGAAAGTAGATGAAGCTAAAGTTGATGAGAGCAAGCAGATGGACTTTGCTAAGGTAGAGAAGCGTGTTCGAACTACAGGTGGTGGGAGCACTGGAACTGTCAG GAACTTGCGTATTCGAGAAGATACAGCAAAGTATCTTCTTAATCTTGATGTCAATTCTGCGTACTATGACCCCAAAACCCGTTCTATGCGTGAAGATCCTCTTCCTGATATGGATCCAAATGAGAAGTTCTATGTT GGAGATAACCAAAACAGATTAAGCGGTCAAGCTTTAGAGTTCAAGCAGCTGAACATTCATGCTTGGGAAGCATTTGATAAGGGCCATGATATTCATATGCAAGCAGCTCCATCCCAAGCTGAATTACTTTACAGAAATTATAAGATCAATAAGGAGAAACTGAAGGGTCAAACAAAAGAGAGTATCATGGAGAAGTATGGCAATGCAGCTGCTGAAGAAGAACTTCCAAGAGAACTTTTACTTGGTCAAAGTGAGAGAGAAGTTGAATATGACCGTGCTGGTAGGATCGTAAAGGGCCAG GAGGCATCCCTTCCACGTAGCAAGTATGAGGAAGATGTTTTCAGCAACAACCACACAAGCGTCTGGGGTTCATGGTGGAAGGATCATCAATGGGGCTACAAGTGCTGCAAGCAGACCGTCAGAAACAGCTATTGCACTGGGTCTGCCGGAATTGAAGCTGCTGAAGCTGCAGCAGATCTTATGAGGGCAAATATTGCCCGCAAAGAGGCTGCTGAAG AAACGCCAGATCCAGTAGAGGAGAAGAGGCTTGCTACATGGGGAACTGAAGTTCCTGATGATTTGGTTCTGGATGAGAAAAAGCTGGCTGAAGCACTCAAGAAG GAgaatgaaaggagaagggaAGAGAAGGATGAAAGGAAGCGCAAGTACAATGTCAAGTGGAATGATGAG GTTACGCCAGAGGATATGGAAGCATATAGGATGAAGAGAATCCATCATGATGATCCAATGAAGGACTTCCTGTAG
- the LOC113715107 gene encoding mitochondrial import inner membrane translocase subunit TIM44-2 encodes MASKKLVRDLFIARQPLFRQLLAPQMVCSGATRLRLTTQVNGFGVRRQFSVFNEFSNKIKGEASKNQDFQQSVKELKEKAEELKGVKEDLKARTKQTTEQLYKHVDGVWTEAESTAKKVYTDVEEKISAAKAEVKESFGFRKEESSESTGASENIHSDGKDGGEMRFGEQKQQEQHQQSGPSDNAGAFFDKFKSGVSSVSAKASMAFQKVKEAKPIDIVKKGYDIVKDELQGNAVKRKHLEHSPQTADPSIKVGKSTRTDLVILPSKQSKWGKKWDTFMEKMRGHPLYKRVRGMSEPVVTKSQEIAEDVRERWDTSDHPVVHKIQDLNETVFGETDTAMSFKEIRQRDPSFSLPEFVSEVQEVVKPVLNAYFKKDFEVLKKYCSSEVVERCKAEHNAFESQDIFFDHKILHISDVEVRETKMMGDSPIIIVTFQTQQIYCVRDRHGAVTEGGKDTIHTVYYAWAMLQVPPEELGEGAIYPIWRLREMQQFGVQALI; translated from the exons ATGGCCAGCAAAAAATTAGTTCGTGATTTGTTTATCGCAAGACAGCCCCTTTTTCGGCAGCTATTAGCACCCCAAatg GTGTGCAGTGGTGCTACAAGATTGAGGTTAACTACACAAGTAAATGGGTTTGGGGTTAGGCGTCAGTTCAGCGTATTTAATGAGTTCTCTAACAAAATTAAGGGGGAAGCTAGCAA GAATCAGGATTTTCAACAGTCAGTCAAGGAATTGAAGGAGAAAGCAGAAGAGCTGAAAGGAGTGAAGGAAGACCTGAAAGCTAG AACGAAGCAGACCACTGAGCAGCTTTACAAGCATGTGGATGGTGTCTGGACGGAAGCCGAATCTACAGCTAAAAAG GTATATACCGATGTGGAGGAGAAGATTTCAGCTGCTAAAGCTGAG GTCAAAGAATCATTTGGATTTAGGAAGGAAGAGTCTTCAGAATCTACTGGAGCTTCTGAAAATATTCATTCCGATGGGAAGGACGGAGGTGAAATGAGATTTGGAGAGCAAAAGCAGCAAGAGCAACATCAGCAATCTGGCCCTAGTGACAATGCAGGAGCCTTCTTTGACAAGTTTAAGTCTGGTGTTTCTTCTGTTTCTGCGAAGGCATCAATGGCATTCCAGAAAGTAAAGGAAGCTAAGCCTATTGATATTGTAAAGAAGGGTTATGATATTGTCAAGGATGAGTTGCAAGGAAATGCCGTTAAGAGAAAGCACCTTGAGCATTCTCCCCAAACAGCAGACCCTTCAATCAAGGTTGGAAAGAGCACTAGGACTGATCTTGTGATCTTACCCTCTAAGCAGTCCAAATGGGGCAAGAAATGGGACACATTCATGGAGAAG ATGCGCGGTCATCCATTATACAAACGCGTCAGAGGGATGAGCGAACCAGTTGTCACGAAGAGCCAAGAG ATTGCAGAGGATGTAAGGGAGAGATGGGATACCAGTGATCATCCTGTTGTCCACAAAATCCAGGA TCTAAATGAAACTGTTTTTGGAGAAACAGATACTGCAATGTCATTCAAGGAGATACGTCAAAGAGATCC GTCTTTTTCTCTGCCAGAATTTGTGTCTGAGGTTCAAGAAGTGGTAAAACCAGTATTAAATGCTTATTTCAAG AAAGATTTTGAAGTTCTGAAGAAGTATTGTAGCTCCGAGGTGGTTGAACGTTGCAAGGCTGAGCACAATGCTTTTGAAAGCCAGGATATTTTTTTCGATCACAAG ATTTTACATATATCAGATGTGGAGGTTAGAGAGACCAAAATGATGGGAGACTCTCCAATAATTATTGTGACT TTCCAAACACAACAAATCTACTGTGTACGTGATAGACATGGTGCAGTGACAGAAGGGGGCAAG GATACCATACATACTGTGTACTATGCTTGGGCCATGCTGCAAGTGCCTCCCGAAGAACTTGGAGAAGGTGCCATTTACCCAATTTGGAGGCTTAGAGAAATGCAACAATTTGGAGTTCAGGCACTCATCTGA
- the LOC113715075 gene encoding TOM1-like protein 2, protein MDKLDKLKMASSSFGERLKTGGAQMSRIVSSKMKEILQAPTPESKMVDEATLETMEEPNWGLNLRICALINSEEFNGTEVVKAIKKKMLGKSPVSQGLSLDLLETCTSNCDKVFSEVASEKVLDDMMKLIDDPKTDHENRVKAMQLIRAWGESEDLMYLPVFHQTYLSLKTRTLPSGLPDGNMPPMQHPLETYMDQDPLSPPESYPMPDTGLYHSENATYNGYAGKSVEEKRESLAVTRNTLDLFSSILNSEDDQKPAKNELTDSMLENCKQSLPVIQGIVESTVDDEGLLFEALSIHDELQQIISRYQQMEDPLVPGGTEPKHGGAGGREPDASGVKGGSSLVQVQNQSETERTEVSKV, encoded by the exons ATGGACAAGTTGGATAAACTGAAAATGGCTTCATCCTCGTTCGGCGAGAGATTAAAAACTGGCGGAGCCCAAATGAGCCGAATCGTAAGCTCAAAGATGAAGGAAATTCTCCAAGCCCCAACTCCCGAATCTAAGATGGTAGACGAGGCTACCTTGGAGACAATGGAAGAACCCAACTGGGGTCTCAATCTTCGCATTTGCGCCTTGATTAACAGCGAGGAGTTTAACGGGACGGAGGTCGTTAAGgcaatcaagaagaaaatgttgGGAAAGAGTCCCGTCAGCCAGGGTTTGAGCCTCGATTTGTTGGAGACCTGTACTTCAAATTGCGACAAGGTGTTCTCCGAGGTTGCCTCCGAGAAGGTGCTGGATGATATGATGAAACTGATTGATGATCCCAAAACGGACCACGAGAACCGCGTCAAGGCGATGCAGCTGATTAGAGCTTGGGGCGAGTCTGAGGATCTCATGTACTTACCCGTCTTTCATCAAACTTACTTG AGCTTGAAGACAAGAACTCTCCCTTCTGGATTGCCCGATGGTAACATGCCTCCCATGCAGCACCCACTGGAGACATATATGGATCAAGACCCGCTGTCACCCCCTGAAAGTTACCCTATGCCGGACACAGGCTTGTACCATTCAGAGAATGCTACATATAATGGTTATGCTGGCAAATCAgttgaagaaaagagagagtcTCTGGCGGTGACTCGTAATACCCTCGACCTTTTCTCCAGCATATTGAACTCTGAGGACGATCAAAAACCAGCTAAG AATGAACTGACAGACAGCATGTTGGAAAATTGCAAGCAATCTCTGCCCGTCATTCAGGGAATCGTAGAAagcaccgtcgatgatgagggTTTACTATTTGAGGCTCTAAGTATCCATGACGAGCTTCAACAAATAATTTCTAGATATCAGCAAATGGAAGATCCCCTCGTGCCTGGTGGAACTGAGCCAAAACATGGTGGTGCTGGAGGACGTGAGCCAGATGCGTCTGGTGTTAAAGGAGGCAGTTCCTTGGTGCAGGTTCAAAATCAAAGTGAAACTGAAAGAACGGAAGTTTCAAAAGTCTGA